The proteins below come from a single Streptomyces tubercidicus genomic window:
- a CDS encoding helix-turn-helix domain-containing protein: MPKNPAVADLIKQACQERGWGPSELARALGLAESGDPRRLQRQHARRWIEGERTPDHWWPYIAQVLGLDPETINLPEAMPAALHTDTVASVLHLGRSDVDRRNFIVASSGYALSALDLPDMDSVTRRTRSASPGSLRVGRGEVAAVRHMVKTLGDSASELGGGHARHLAVRYLTQDVAPWLEGRFTEATGRELFAATSQLVHLAGWMAQDEGDTPELRGLAQSYYAHSFRLAAEAGDPELSATALRGLAVQCVDLGYRAEAVQLGEACVDYGRHLDNPRAIAYYEATLANAAAQDDDRRMATRHLAMAETAIGKPVTAGGDSWAAHYSPGRWAHESGMILSRLGDLDAAEEHLHLALDIHGLDRRRTRAIVLADLGGVRLRQGDVDGALVTWRDFLDCADGIRSVKVQAALQDMRVRLRRYSGFPEAQELRERAARFVG; the protein is encoded by the coding sequence GTGCCGAAGAACCCGGCCGTCGCGGATCTGATCAAGCAAGCGTGCCAGGAACGTGGCTGGGGACCCTCGGAGTTGGCACGCGCCCTCGGCCTTGCTGAGAGCGGCGATCCGCGCCGTCTGCAGCGACAGCACGCCCGGCGCTGGATCGAGGGCGAGCGCACCCCTGATCACTGGTGGCCGTACATCGCCCAGGTGCTGGGACTGGATCCGGAGACGATCAACCTTCCCGAGGCCATGCCGGCAGCACTCCACACCGATACCGTGGCCTCAGTCCTACATCTGGGAAGGAGCGACGTGGACCGCCGGAACTTCATCGTCGCATCCAGCGGATACGCCCTGTCCGCCCTCGACCTGCCCGACATGGACAGCGTCACCCGGAGGACCAGAAGCGCCTCTCCCGGCAGCCTGCGCGTCGGCCGAGGCGAAGTGGCGGCGGTGCGCCACATGGTGAAGACGCTCGGCGACTCGGCCTCCGAACTCGGCGGCGGCCACGCCCGCCACCTCGCCGTCCGCTACCTCACCCAGGACGTCGCTCCCTGGCTGGAGGGCAGGTTCACCGAGGCCACCGGCCGCGAGCTGTTCGCCGCCACTTCCCAACTGGTGCACCTCGCCGGCTGGATGGCCCAGGACGAAGGCGACACCCCCGAACTGCGCGGGCTCGCCCAGAGCTATTACGCGCACTCCTTCCGCCTGGCCGCCGAAGCAGGCGATCCGGAACTGTCCGCCACTGCCCTCCGAGGGCTCGCTGTGCAGTGCGTCGACCTGGGCTACCGAGCCGAGGCCGTCCAGCTCGGCGAAGCCTGCGTGGACTACGGCCGCCACCTCGACAACCCGCGCGCCATCGCCTACTACGAGGCCACCCTCGCCAACGCCGCAGCCCAGGACGACGACCGCCGCATGGCCACCAGGCACCTCGCCATGGCCGAAACCGCTATCGGGAAGCCGGTCACCGCGGGCGGCGACTCCTGGGCAGCCCACTACTCCCCCGGCCGATGGGCCCACGAATCCGGCATGATCCTCTCCCGCCTCGGCGACCTCGACGCCGCCGAGGAGCACCTCCACCTCGCCCTCGACATCCACGGCCTCGACCGCCGCCGCACCCGCGCCATCGTCCTGGCCGACCTGGGCGGCGTACGGCTCCGCCAAGGCGATGTCGACGGCGCCCTGGTGACCTGGCGGGACTTCCTCGACTGCGCGGACGGCATCCGCTCCGTGAAGGTCCAGGCCGCCCTCCAGGACATGCGCGTACGCCTCCGGCGCTACAGCGGCTTCCCAGAGGCCCAGGAACTCCGCGAGCGGGCAGCCCGGTTCGTCGGCTGA